Proteins encoded in a region of the Quercus lobata isolate SW786 chromosome 8, ValleyOak3.0 Primary Assembly, whole genome shotgun sequence genome:
- the LOC115955096 gene encoding uncharacterized protein LOC115955096 — MRSMKGEVVLNIPAEKAWEMYRDNEVISKINPEMLAQAEYIQGDGSPESLRLFKLGPAISNYVKESTEKIEKVEMGQSVTYRVIGGDLRRMYDPYRVTFSFIPVEGKENEMCLAEWKAEFEPLTPETPPPLKARDAALGFLKWFEKFELTC; from the exons atgaggagCATGAAAGGGGAAGTGGTGCTCAACATCCCTGCTGAGAAGGCATGGGAAATGTACAGAGACAATGAAGTTATCAGCAAAATAAATCCTGAAATGCTTGCCCAAGCTGAATACATCCAAGGAGATGGCAGCCCCGAAAGTTTGAGGCTTTTTAAGCTTGGCcctg CCATCAGCAACTACGTGAAAGAATCAACTGAGAAGATAGAGAAGGTGGAGATGGGGCAGTCCGTGACATACCGTGTGATCGGAGGTGACTTGAGGAGGATGTACGATCCATATAGGGTCACCTTCTCATTCATTCCTGTGGAAGGAAAAGAGAATGAGATGTGTCTCGCTGAATGGAAGGCTGAGTTTGAGCCACTCACTCCAGAAACGCCTCCACCATTGAAGGCAAGAGATGCTGCTCTAGGATTCCTCAAGTGGTTTGAGAAGTTTGAGCTAACCTGCTAG